The proteins below are encoded in one region of Clostridia bacterium:
- a CDS encoding histidine kinase, whose amino-acid sequence MDQKLILITLLIKLGVSAAVSSVLARSRRFRVLLFREERTFSEKIEMVLLMGVPFALGVVVRGTVKNFIAADVAFESCILMGVIAGRTAGVAGALLVSMPSLALHEWANLPLNVIAGLSAGMLRNFAQDREAIWSFSPLFDLSIYRWIRRTIAKSFIDWQTSFFLLILGLQLMRFEVKDAFPAYTFELDSPNWVIRAAIYGTTVMAVAIALKVLNNTRIEMKLEEQERLLLHARMEALQSQINPHFLFNTLNSVSSLVRFDPDTAREMILKLANILRRLLRKGDSFVELRDELASIDDYLDIEVVRFGCDKLKVNKELEPETLGVLVPSMILQPLVENCIKHGLSPKIEGGSIHLRSRMFNGMLVVEVEDDGVGMCDGEPALPLGTGIGMANIKERLEVLYSDAAHMEVESHPGRGTLVRLALPVPQSDELSAGIYESRSSTSR is encoded by the coding sequence TTGGACCAAAAACTCATTCTCATCACGCTGCTGATCAAGCTGGGCGTCTCCGCGGCTGTTAGCAGTGTGCTCGCGCGCTCGCGTCGTTTTCGCGTCCTGCTCTTTCGCGAAGAGCGCACGTTTTCCGAGAAGATTGAAATGGTGCTGCTCATGGGCGTTCCTTTTGCGCTCGGGGTGGTCGTTCGCGGCACGGTCAAGAACTTCATCGCCGCCGACGTCGCATTTGAGAGTTGTATCCTGATGGGCGTTATCGCTGGCCGCACTGCCGGCGTCGCGGGTGCGCTGCTGGTCTCGATGCCATCGCTTGCTCTGCATGAATGGGCTAACCTGCCGCTGAACGTAATCGCTGGGCTATCTGCCGGCATGCTGCGTAACTTTGCTCAAGATCGCGAAGCCATCTGGTCATTCTCTCCGCTGTTCGACCTAAGCATCTATCGTTGGATTCGGCGCACGATCGCCAAATCGTTTATTGACTGGCAGACATCCTTCTTCCTGCTCATCCTGGGTCTTCAGTTGATGCGATTCGAAGTTAAGGATGCGTTTCCGGCTTACACGTTCGAACTCGATAGTCCTAACTGGGTAATCCGCGCTGCAATCTACGGCACTACGGTTATGGCGGTGGCCATCGCACTGAAGGTGCTTAACAACACCCGGATCGAGATGAAGCTGGAAGAGCAGGAGCGTCTTCTTCTGCACGCCCGCATGGAGGCCCTTCAGAGCCAGATCAATCCGCACTTCCTGTTTAACACCCTGAACTCCGTCTCCTCACTTGTTCGCTTCGACCCTGATACAGCGCGCGAGATGATCCTCAAACTGGCCAATATCCTGCGGCGACTGCTCCGAAAGGGGGACTCTTTCGTCGAACTGCGGGACGAACTGGCCTCTATTGACGACTATCTCGATATCGAAGTCGTTCGCTTCGGGTGCGACAAACTGAAGGTGAACAAGGAACTGGAGCCGGAAACCCTCGGGGTCTTGGTGCCAAGCATGATCCTGCAGCCGCTCGTGGAGAACTGCATCAAGCACGGCCTGAGTCCGAAGATAGAAGGCGGCAGCATCCACTTGCGGAGCAGAATGTTCAACGGCATGCTCGTCGTCGAGGTGGAAGACGACGGCGTCGGCATGTGCGACGGTGAGCCTGCACTGCCTCTTGGGACCGGCATCGGCATGGCCAATATCAAGGAAAGACTTGAAGTGTTATATAGTGACGCCGCACACATGGAAGTGGAGAGCCATCCCGGACGGGGAACTCTCGTGCGCCTTGCGCTCCCAGTGCCGCAATCGGATGAACTCAGCGCCGGGATTTACGAATCGCGCTCCAGCACCTCGCGATAA
- a CDS encoding DHHA1 domain-containing protein, whose protein sequence is MTDRLYYHNSFLYDFVAALEETRALADGRTAVVLDRTVFYPTSGGQVSDTGWLELEPLEVARGYFLPKLRVADVAEEDDGTILHVIEGTLPSDVKAGAVRVRGFIDVDRRRDHMQQHSGQHVLSAAFLEMFNAPTVSFHMGNESCTIDLDCKSLSADQVRRAEQRANDIVLEDRAVSMRFVTIDEARQLGLRKIPPAERDQLRLIDISNFDLCACGGTHVKSTGQIGAILLRKVERVKQGVRIEFVCGTRAVRHARKDYETLTEAGALFSTHIWEVPAQIGKLLDDNKSAAKVRHKLLEEIAELKAVQLLAEAPRAAAPDSIRVVTQVFPDRDMAFVKLLAQKMTASANVVALLGAGEGQAAMVFAQSPGLGNDMGSLMKDAMAALGGRGGGSRDLAQGGVPDGNRLEQAIQAAAAKVAGR, encoded by the coding sequence ATGACTGATCGCCTCTACTATCACAATTCGTTTCTCTATGACTTCGTCGCCGCTCTCGAAGAGACGCGCGCACTTGCAGATGGACGCACCGCTGTCGTGCTCGATCGCACGGTGTTCTACCCCACCAGCGGCGGGCAGGTATCCGATACCGGTTGGCTTGAACTTGAGCCGCTTGAGGTCGCACGCGGATATTTCCTGCCAAAGTTGCGCGTCGCCGACGTTGCGGAGGAAGACGACGGAACCATCCTCCACGTCATTGAAGGTACATTGCCTTCCGATGTGAAGGCCGGGGCCGTTCGCGTGCGCGGCTTCATCGACGTGGATCGCCGGCGCGACCACATGCAGCAGCACTCAGGCCAACACGTTCTCTCGGCAGCTTTCCTTGAGATGTTCAATGCGCCCACCGTTTCGTTCCACATGGGGAACGAGAGCTGCACGATCGATCTCGACTGCAAGTCACTCTCCGCCGATCAGGTGCGCAGAGCCGAGCAGCGCGCGAACGACATCGTGCTCGAAGATCGCGCCGTATCCATGCGCTTTGTTACGATTGACGAAGCACGCCAGTTGGGGCTGCGCAAGATTCCGCCAGCCGAACGCGACCAACTTCGGCTCATCGACATAAGCAATTTCGACCTGTGCGCCTGCGGCGGAACGCACGTCAAGAGCACGGGGCAGATTGGTGCCATCCTGTTGCGCAAAGTCGAAAGAGTGAAGCAGGGCGTACGCATCGAGTTTGTCTGCGGCACCCGCGCCGTACGCCATGCGCGCAAAGACTACGAGACGCTCACCGAAGCCGGCGCGCTCTTCTCCACGCACATATGGGAAGTTCCCGCGCAGATCGGCAAGCTGCTTGACGACAACAAGTCTGCTGCCAAGGTCCGCCATAAGCTGCTGGAAGAGATCGCGGAACTCAAGGCGGTGCAGTTGCTAGCCGAGGCACCGCGCGCCGCAGCGCCGGATAGCATACGCGTTGTCACGCAGGTATTCCCCGATCGCGACATGGCATTCGTCAAACTCCTGGCACAGAAGATGACTGCGTCAGCCAATGTGGTCGCGCTGCTTGGTGCCGGCGAAGGCCAGGCGGCGATGGTGTTTGCGCAATCACCTGGTCTCGGCAATGACATGGGTTCCCTGATGAAAGATGCCATGGCCGCGTTAGGCGGACGCGGAGGCGGCAGCAGGGACCTGGCGCAGGGTGGAGTCCCCGACGGCAACCGTCTGGAGCAGGCAATCCAAGCGGCAGCAGCGAAGGTCGCGGGGCGCTAA
- a CDS encoding threonine synthase yields MAKISYLECSRCGERLNANEPQTLCTKCAGPLYVRYDLALVARSVTPEVIAHRAPDMWRYKEVLPEAAPVTLGEGFTPLLKSRNDEGVWIKDEGLNPTGSFKARGLGMAVTMLRHYGVKKVAIPSAGNAASALAAYCAAAAIEAHIFMPRDVPMANRVECEAYGAKVTLVDGLISDCARMVAQGKETQGWFDISTLKEPFRVEGKKTMGYEVAEQMGWTLPDAIIYPTGGGVGLIGMWKAFDEMEEMGWLKSPKGFRPKMIAVQAAGCAPIPKAWDEHKPASEMWQGAQTLASGLRVPKAYGDFIVLDVVKKSSGTAVAVTDAEIMDSVKEWARHEGIFAAPEGAAALSAYRKLRATGFLKAADKVVLFNTGAGNKYIDVVAEFFGMNDNAAKELPKSRSIGGIIQPY; encoded by the coding sequence ATGGCCAAAATCTCCTATCTCGAATGTTCCCGTTGCGGCGAGCGCCTGAATGCCAACGAGCCGCAGACGTTGTGTACCAAATGCGCTGGACCTCTCTACGTCCGGTACGATCTGGCTCTGGTTGCTCGCTCGGTCACGCCTGAAGTCATCGCGCATCGTGCGCCTGATATGTGGCGCTACAAGGAAGTTCTCCCCGAGGCTGCCCCGGTCACGCTTGGCGAGGGCTTCACGCCGCTGCTGAAAAGCCGGAACGACGAAGGTGTCTGGATAAAGGATGAGGGCCTTAACCCAACCGGTTCGTTCAAAGCGCGTGGACTCGGAATGGCCGTCACTATGCTCCGCCACTACGGTGTGAAGAAGGTCGCCATCCCTTCCGCGGGAAACGCCGCTAGCGCGCTCGCTGCCTATTGCGCCGCCGCCGCCATCGAGGCACACATCTTCATGCCCCGGGACGTACCCATGGCGAACCGCGTCGAGTGCGAGGCCTACGGTGCGAAAGTTACCCTCGTTGATGGCCTTATTAGCGATTGCGCCCGTATGGTCGCGCAGGGCAAAGAGACGCAGGGCTGGTTCGATATCTCAACCCTCAAAGAGCCCTTCCGCGTGGAAGGCAAAAAGACGATGGGCTACGAGGTGGCGGAGCAGATGGGTTGGACGCTGCCCGACGCCATCATCTACCCGACCGGCGGTGGCGTTGGCCTGATCGGAATGTGGAAGGCCTTCGACGAAATGGAAGAGATGGGCTGGCTGAAATCGCCAAAAGGCTTCCGCCCCAAGATGATTGCCGTGCAGGCTGCCGGTTGCGCGCCCATCCCCAAAGCCTGGGACGAACACAAACCCGCCTCCGAAATGTGGCAGGGCGCCCAGACTCTGGCGAGCGGCCTTCGCGTGCCTAAGGCCTACGGCGACTTCATCGTGCTGGACGTAGTAAAGAAAAGCAGCGGTACCGCAGTGGCCGTCACCGACGCAGAGATCATGGACAGCGTCAAAGAGTGGGCGCGACACGAAGGCATCTTTGCAGCACCCGAAGGCGCCGCCGCCCTGTCCGCCTATCGCAAGCTACGCGCGACCGGCTTCCTCAAGGCGGCTGACAAGGTCGTGCTTTTCAATACCGGCGCAGGCAACAAGTACATTGACGTTGTCGCCGAGTTTTTTGGCATGAACGATAATGCCGCCAAGGAACTCCCGAAATCACGCAGCATCGGCGGCATCATTCAGCCATACTAG
- a CDS encoding tetratricopeptide repeat protein has translation MTPLMLGGFFSYGIYGIVLMALALMHFVRKRPDTYWLYIILFLGPLGALVYLAVEALPELRDPGTFKIFPRRRRIKELELTVLENPSAGNYEELGQLYLDDGKWQRARAAFDRSISSRTDSADPFYRRAIAEVELGDFTAAVPDLERAVAADPKYDFHRAAGLLAYAYARTGQPAKAEAMFGDVIRLSTLTESQYHYAEFLAEQGRKDEAREWTERILAKRATMPGFQKRRDRPWFRRTKALLGKLK, from the coding sequence ATGACTCCGCTCATGTTAGGCGGATTCTTTTCTTACGGTATCTATGGCATCGTGTTGATGGCGTTGGCGCTCATGCATTTTGTGCGCAAACGGCCAGACACGTATTGGCTTTACATCATCCTCTTCCTCGGCCCGCTCGGCGCGCTCGTGTATCTCGCTGTCGAAGCACTGCCGGAGTTGCGCGATCCCGGCACTTTCAAAATCTTCCCGCGCCGCCGCCGCATCAAGGAATTGGAATTGACGGTTCTGGAGAACCCTTCGGCAGGGAACTACGAAGAACTCGGCCAGCTATACCTTGATGACGGCAAGTGGCAGAGGGCACGCGCCGCCTTCGATCGCTCCATCTCGTCGAGGACGGATTCGGCCGATCCCTTTTACCGGCGCGCCATCGCCGAAGTCGAACTCGGGGACTTTACCGCCGCCGTGCCTGATCTTGAGCGCGCCGTCGCCGCCGACCCCAAGTACGATTTCCACCGCGCCGCAGGCCTTCTGGCATATGCCTACGCACGCACCGGTCAGCCAGCCAAGGCCGAGGCCATGTTCGGCGATGTAATTCGCCTCTCTACCTTGACAGAGTCGCAGTATCACTACGCAGAATTCCTCGCCGAACAGGGCAGGAAAGACGAAGCACGCGAGTGGACCGAGCGCATCCTGGCAAAACGGGCGACCATGCCCGGCTTCCAGAAGCGCCGTGATCGTCCGTGGTTCCGCCGTACGAAGGCGCTACTCGGAAAGCTAAAATAG
- a CDS encoding Cof-type HAD-IIB family hydrolase translates to MKLRIRLIAIDIDGTLLDPHFQISASNLETLARAHAQGVELALVTGRRHLFALPVAQMLGFDVTLISSNGAVTRSSNGELFHRDLLPRQTALRLVRHMRDFRGNTVLTFDREVRGALVVESAEELNQSIQRWMEKNSEYIEYVRPLERAITTDPIQSMFCGTIDRMEAAQKFLMEWERASDVTVLKTQYDARNLCIVDVLNQGCSKGHALERWATHRGFRREEVMAIGDNYNDVEMLEFAGHPVIMGNACEDLKRTGWTVTLGNEQSGVAAAVERILG, encoded by the coding sequence GTGAAGCTGCGCATCCGCCTGATCGCGATTGACATCGATGGCACGCTGCTGGACCCGCACTTCCAGATCTCAGCGTCCAACCTGGAAACGCTGGCCCGCGCCCACGCACAGGGGGTAGAGCTTGCCCTGGTGACGGGGCGACGGCACTTGTTCGCGCTTCCTGTCGCGCAGATGCTCGGGTTCGATGTCACTCTCATCAGTTCCAATGGAGCGGTGACGCGGTCGAGTAACGGCGAACTCTTTCATCGCGACCTGCTGCCCCGCCAAACGGCGCTGCGATTAGTCCGGCACATGCGCGATTTCCGCGGCAACACGGTGCTTACCTTCGATCGCGAGGTGCGTGGCGCGCTGGTGGTCGAGAGCGCGGAAGAGCTAAATCAATCCATCCAGCGCTGGATGGAGAAGAATTCCGAGTACATCGAGTACGTGCGACCGCTCGAGCGCGCCATCACGACGGACCCCATTCAGTCGATGTTCTGCGGCACGATCGACCGGATGGAAGCCGCCCAGAAATTCCTTATGGAGTGGGAACGCGCGTCGGATGTGACGGTTCTTAAAACGCAATACGATGCACGCAATCTCTGCATTGTAGATGTATTGAATCAGGGCTGCTCGAAGGGCCATGCGCTGGAACGCTGGGCGACGCATCGCGGCTTCCGGCGGGAAGAAGTGATGGCCATCGGCGACAACTACAACGACGTGGAAATGCTCGAATTCGCTGGACATCCCGTTATCATGGGGAATGCGTGCGAGGACCTGAAACGCACTGGCTGGACGGTCACGCTCGGCAACGAACAGAGCGGCGTAGCGGCGGCGGTGGAGCGCATACTGGGATAG
- a CDS encoding lytic transglycosylase domain-containing protein — MKKISQIVALVGVLALPSAAAEFAHLRNGFSIRHERHEISGATTRLYLGATEAGFVDVATDQVIGYEHDNSVPAEAEPSQLRTKEIHDHVTAASDATGIDADFIHSIIRRESGFNPKAVSPKGAQGLMQLMPATAGMLGVKDSFDPASNIDGGTRYLRELLNLYKGDAVKALAAYNAGPHRVEQYRGVPPYAETRAYVAGIIRDYNKRKSAAKPTTAPAKPAAKPSARPRVRTADSGAGTHPAG, encoded by the coding sequence ATGAAGAAGATTTCCCAAATCGTGGCTTTGGTCGGCGTACTTGCGCTTCCCAGCGCAGCTGCGGAATTCGCACATCTGCGTAACGGGTTCAGCATCCGCCATGAGAGGCATGAGATTTCAGGGGCTACGACGCGTCTTTATCTAGGAGCGACTGAAGCAGGCTTTGTGGACGTCGCTACCGATCAGGTCATCGGATACGAGCACGACAACAGTGTGCCGGCTGAGGCAGAGCCGTCCCAACTCCGCACGAAAGAAATCCACGACCACGTCACCGCCGCAAGCGATGCTACAGGCATTGACGCTGATTTCATCCATAGCATCATCCGTCGCGAAAGCGGTTTCAACCCGAAGGCCGTGTCGCCAAAGGGCGCGCAAGGGCTTATGCAATTGATGCCCGCCACGGCTGGCATGCTGGGCGTGAAGGATAGCTTCGATCCGGCATCGAATATCGATGGCGGCACGCGGTATCTCCGCGAGTTGCTGAACCTCTACAAAGGCGATGCCGTGAAAGCACTCGCCGCCTACAATGCAGGACCACATCGGGTGGAGCAGTACCGCGGCGTGCCTCCGTATGCGGAGACGCGGGCTTACGTTGCCGGAATCATACGGGACTACAACAAGCGAAAGTCAGCTGCGAAGCCGACGACGGCGCCAGCAAAGCCTGCGGCCAAACCGTCCGCGCGCCCACGCGTCCGAACAGCCGACTCAGGCGCAGGAACCCATCCTGCCGGTTGA
- a CDS encoding lysylphosphatidylglycerol synthase transmembrane domain-containing protein, with protein MNKKHALTTAIVVAVLGILVYFQFRTWTTFDWREFWRQTRGLNIGMLLSAVVLIYAVYLLRALRWKIFLNPTKKVSTQRLVSSQYIGFTGLALLGRPGEFVRPYLIALKEDLTFSSQLAVWAVERVFDMGTVALLLGVNLAIFGYKYKQFPQIEQGGITLLGGVSVIAVLVFAIWWKTERIAAVAEAILRPISKKFAETARTKVTSFGDGLHTIADARSFFAVLALSAAIWLMIAGAYWQVTHAYPATPEAMALHEMQFPDMLLVMAASMAGSIVQLPGVGGGSQLAVIGILSSHVFDVPKELAVSCGIMLWLITFVSVTPMGLLLAHRERISLREISAESEHIEHIKQ; from the coding sequence ATGAACAAGAAACACGCGCTCACTACGGCCATTGTTGTCGCGGTTCTCGGAATCCTCGTTTACTTCCAGTTCCGTACCTGGACAACGTTCGACTGGCGCGAATTCTGGCGTCAGACACGAGGCCTGAATATTGGAATGTTGCTGAGCGCTGTCGTGCTGATTTACGCCGTTTACCTGCTGCGAGCTCTGCGGTGGAAGATCTTCCTCAATCCGACGAAAAAAGTTTCCACGCAACGCCTTGTATCTTCGCAATATATAGGTTTCACGGGACTGGCATTACTGGGGCGCCCTGGCGAGTTCGTTCGTCCTTACCTCATTGCTCTCAAGGAAGATCTGACCTTCTCTTCGCAGCTTGCCGTGTGGGCGGTAGAGCGAGTTTTCGACATGGGCACAGTAGCGCTGCTTCTTGGCGTGAACCTGGCCATCTTCGGGTACAAGTACAAGCAGTTCCCGCAAATCGAACAGGGTGGAATAACACTTCTAGGTGGCGTCAGCGTGATCGCCGTACTTGTGTTCGCGATCTGGTGGAAGACTGAGAGGATCGCCGCAGTTGCAGAGGCAATCCTGCGCCCGATTTCAAAGAAGTTTGCCGAAACTGCACGTACGAAAGTGACCTCATTTGGCGACGGGCTGCACACAATTGCCGATGCGCGTTCGTTCTTTGCCGTACTGGCGCTCTCTGCCGCAATCTGGCTCATGATTGCCGGAGCGTACTGGCAGGTGACTCATGCCTACCCGGCTACGCCTGAGGCCATGGCGCTGCATGAAATGCAGTTTCCTGACATGCTCCTGGTGATGGCCGCCAGCATGGCCGGATCGATCGTGCAATTGCCGGGCGTGGGTGGAGGTTCCCAGCTCGCCGTTATCGGCATCCTCTCATCGCATGTCTTCGACGTTCCAAAGGAATTGGCGGTGAGCTGCGGCATCATGCTTTGGCTGATCACGTTCGTTTCGGTGACGCCCATGGGACTCCTTC